The genomic segment TTGCAAGTCAACAGAGGAAACGATGAGCCTGACAATACGAGAGCGCTGCCAAGCCGTCATGATTGTCTGTTCGAACAGGGAGTAAAAGGGATGCGAAAATTGCTGCTGCGACAGGTCTATCAAAAGCAGGTTCATCGTCATCAACAGGCTATCGCTCGGCGTACCAATATCCAGAGTCACTATGTGGGAAAGTCAACAGGGAGTCAATGCTCAGAGTGATGCTTAGGAGTGTGTACTATTTCGCGTCAAACATGGGGTAGGACTGAGAGTCTATCAGAATTTTTTACAGCGATTCACATAGATGCTATGTGGGCGTTTCAGCCAGCTCCCTTCGGCTGTTGAAACGGAAGATGCGGGATGCGATTATCGCCTATGAAGTCGCCCAGCAAGAGCATTGCCAACCCAAAGACGGTCAGGGCATCTGTGTCGGTGGGACGAAACCTTTTTTGTTTACCTATCTTGGTGATGTTGGAATTGGCTAGTGGCTTTATCTTCACAGAGGTGGAACGTCCCAACCGTACTTATGCCACCTGGCAAGCCCAGATTCAGCAGTGGTGGACCCGCTGTGGATGGCATTGTCATTTTATGGTGAGTGATGGTGCTCCAGCCTGATTAATTAGCTGTATCAGGCTTAGGCTGTGTCAGTGTTTCTGATTTATTCCATGCCCTGAGTGCCTTAGCCCAACCTATCGGCAGTGATATGGGTCGTCAAATGAGTCAGTTGAACAAAAAAGCGACTGTACTTCAACAGCAACTTCTCAACGTTCGTAGTGAGGCTAAACAGCAACAACTCCAACAATCAAAGGCGGAGATTTCTGCTCAGCAGCAGTCTTTAGAGCAGGACAAGATGGCCTATCATCAGGTTCTTCATCGCCTTACCCAAGTCATTCATCCGTTTAATATCAAGACTTTGGAATGGCAGCTGTTTGATGATCTATCGGCTGGTTGAATGCTCCCCTCGCCCAGATGTCTACCCTAGCCAAAACCTATGGTGCTCAGAAGGGAGCAAAGCCATTGACTCATTCCAACAACAAATTCCTTCAATGGCTCAGGGGATTCATGCTTGGTGGCAATGGGTGACTCAAGCGCTAAAGGTAGCCACAGATGATCTCGATCTACAAAACTGGGTACTCATGTACCTATTACCCTGGGCTTATTGGCAACAGCAAACGGACAAAACTCGGCATCCTCTACTCAAGGCAGATTATCGAAAGGCGACGGAACAAGCTTATGCCCGGTTACTCAAGCACCCCATGACTCAACAATGAACTCTCAAGAAAGCCAGGAGTGGGTAGACTGGGCGCAATGGATGAGTACGAAGTATCAACGCACTTCCTCCGCAGTTGAAGGACGTAATGGTTATCTATCCCGATTGCATCATGCAGCCCGAGGGTTTTCGGAAGAATCCTTGAAAGTGCTCACCATCATCCATAATTTTGACCTCAAAAGAGCAGATGGCACTACCGCAGCACAACGGCTTTTTGGACATCCTTTTCCTGATGTGTTTGAGTCGGTTGTTAACTCTATGGGGAATGCCAGTGGCACGTCAGTCCTCAATGAAAAAACGGCCTAACCCTTTAACCCAAGCTATTTTCCCGGCTTAAATTGATACCCTCAGTAAGTATCTCGATCAGCAAGCTGCTCAGCAAAAAGCTAATGAAAAACCGATTGAGTTTGATTAGACGATGACTTAGATGCGATCGCAGGTCTAGACGATCTCCCCTACTGATGAACTTGAGACTGACCTCGGGAGCCCTGCAAGATGCGGAAACGGCTCCCATTATTGGTTTAGTTAACAAAATTCTGGCTAAAGCCTTGCAGAGCGGTGTATCTGATATTCATATTGAACCGCAAGAAGATCACCTTCGTGTTCGATTCCGTAAAGATGGTGTGCTCCAACAGGCCTTCGATCCGCTGCCCAGGAAGATTATTCCTGCTGTTATATCCCGTTTCAAAATCATTTCAGAGTTAGATATTGCTGAGCGTCGCCTTCCTCAAGATGGTCGCATCCGGCGACTTTTTCAGGGACGCAAGATTGACTTTCGGGTTAATACCTTACCGAGCCGATATGGAGAGAAGATTGTACTTCGTATTCTGGATAACTCCTCGACTCAACTGGGATTAGACAAACTTGTTGCAGACGAAGATAGTTTAAACATCGTTAGAGAGATGGTCAGTAGACCTTTTGGCCTGATTTTGGTAACAGGACCTACTGGTTCTGGTAAAACCACCACTCTCTATTCTGCCTTAGCTGAATGTAATCACCCAGGTGTCAACATCAGTACCGCGGAGGACCCAA from the Acaryochloris marina S15 genome contains:
- a CDS encoding DUF6399 domain-containing protein, with amino-acid sequence MATANGQNSASSTQGRLSKGDGTSLCPVTQAPHDSTMNSQESQEWVDWAQWMSTKYQRTSSAVEGRNGYLSRLHHAARGFSEESLKVLTIIHNFDLKRADGTTAAQRLFGHPFPDVFESVVNSMGNASGTSVLNEKTA